Within Paramormyrops kingsleyae isolate MSU_618 chromosome 24, PKINGS_0.4, whole genome shotgun sequence, the genomic segment GCTCGCAAAGGCCCACTAAGCTTATTTTCGTAACACACCGCGTGCAGGACGTACCTCTTTCACGATGTTGTTCTCTGTCAGCTGGGCTTCTAATTTTTGTCTGGCTGACATGCTTTTACTTACATCTAGGAAAGATAAACTGGCCATTACACATTAAGCAACAACGAATTTAATTTTTCCATGATTTTCCCCCAAAAATTCTTCAATACATAATCTCAAGCAGTAGGTACCCGACGAACGTGTTCCTTCCATTAATATgttttatcatcatcatcacataTCATGCAATATTCAAATATAATATGAACTACAGCAACAAAAACAATACTGCATGCAACGTTTTACGTTAGACCGTGTAATTTCGTGCTAAAAACATGACGTGTAACAGTTAGCCGTTACACAGTACAGTATAGTCGAGGTTATGAATCCAcgacagtctctctctctctcagtacCTTTCTGTAGCTGTTGATATTTTTCCAGCTCGGACTGCAGTTTCTTTTGAATGGCTTCAGCCATTATTATCCTTCTGTCAACCTTCTAGTTTGTTAAATACACTCAAATCACAACCACACCACGTATATTACGCAGCGAAGCCGATTAAACATGTAAAGGAAACGTGCCCGTCTCTTACCGGAAATGACGCAGTTTAGCTGCGTCTAATGGTGCTACACTGTCTGTTGCTCGGGTAGCAAAAACCATTCTGTCCTAACCCATTGAAATTGTTCCATGTTACACTGAAAGCTTTAATTTGATATACCGTAAGCgattcatttaattttcatatatatttatgcGTAAACTATAGGGACTAGCCCCGTCCTCCATCTCCCCTTCATAGTAACATTAGTTATGTGAAATAGGAACTAATTTCAGAATTACTTTTATTTCAATTCCTGCATGTGCTGTTGAAGCTTTCAGATGAACAATAAGATACCAAAAACACCCCAACTGCATTAAACAGCAGCAATTTAAAGGTATAGTTAATTTCATCCACAAtataatttgaaaagcattATTTAATGGTGAAAGGCCCAGATTTCCTGTCACTTTGATGAGTATCGTCAGAAACGAAAAGTTTAGGTTCAGGAAGtacaagtccagaccaagattttgtttcaactaaccagttgaaACATCCTTCTAAAGCTGCATTCAAAGACTGAATGCATTACAAATCTGTCCCATTTCGAAAGGTCCTACAAATGCGGTCTAAGAATGCATTCTTCCAGCCCAACATAACCCAGGATTCATTGCAGGGCccttcgaaggatgcagcccATGAATTCGAACACAGCcggagtactcaactggttggttgaaacaaaatcttggtctggatttgtcctttctggacctgaactatccacctctgtgtGTCCCATACACTGCATTTATAGTGACTAGCTAAAGTTGGCCATTATAGTTAAATTCTTTTTGATATATATTAACTTCACTGACTTGTTGCCTTCTCCACCAACAGTGGGAGGATTTGTTACATTTGTATGTAGGATTTGTAAATACAACAGGACATTAGTAACTCCATTAAATTAGCGTAAAAGTATGGCTCCAAAGTAACTAGATACTCGATCAGCAGAACACAACACATTTGAGTGAGTGGCACAGGAAGAGCATGAACAGAGCTTTAAGCTGTGACATTTGCTTTCGGTAAACCTCAGTAACTGCTTGTTGTGCTGTGCCTTTGTACTCTCTTAGTGTCCCTTTAAATAAATCAGTGTTGTGTGCACACTGGGCCGCCGTCTGCTTGTCAGGGTCCCCAGCTCCAACACAAAGCACATGCAAAAATGTGAGTTACAACACATCATGTAATAATACTGCATTTTGTCAAAACGTAACAGAATCTCACATCATTATGTAATAGCACACGCATTCTGTAATAGTCTGTCGCATTTTGTAATAGACAGCTTGAAAGCAGCGTTATACATTTCTGTGCGTTTTGTAATAAATTATTACATATTGCCgtagttatttaaaaaatgtgggAGTTACAGTTTTTAATGAGAAAAACGTAATAttgtgcattatgtaataaacaACCAAAAATTGTAACATTGTAATATTAAAATCTCcattaaaagtttttaaatagcTCTAAAGAGCTGTGAAGCAACAGATGCTTGACTAATTTTCATGAACAGGTATGACTGCAAAGAAAAATTCATAATATCATTCTTAAGGATTCTTAAAAATTAACAACCTCCATGCCATAATTAATCAGCAAGAGGCAGAAAACAGCATAACTACAACCACGCACATAGTTCCACGcaaaacaatatttattttcagggggaaaaaaaaaatagctggaCACAAATGAACCACCGTCTGTTGTCACGACTCAGTCTGTTCATCCTCACAAGCGGGATGCAAATCAAACCCCATCCGGGAAGCTCTTCTCCATCTTCACTGCTTCTTCTTCACGACATGCGCACAGTCATACTTGCCCCGCACCACTTTCAGCTTCACCCCCGGTAAGTCCTGCGTCCTGCCCCCCTCCACGAGCACCACGTTGTGCTCCTGGAGATTATGTCCCTCCCCGGGAATGAACGCCACCGCCTCCTGGCCGTTGGAGAGCCGCACCCTTGCACACTTGCGGTTCGCAGAGTTCGGCTTTTTCGGCTTCCGGATGAGCGTCTTCAGGACCACCGCCTTCAGCTGGGGGCGGCCGAACGTGGCTCCAATGCGGGGCTGCGGCGGCGGGGGTCGGCCCTTCCGGTGCATCTGATTGAGCGTCGCCATGGCCCTCGACAGGAGGGGGCGGGACCAAGGGGAGATGAAGCCCGGCACTGAAGAGCCAGGAAGGAAGGTTTTAATCAAGACTTACATGTCAAAGGCTGGTCCAAACCCCATGTGATTACAACTTCATCTGCTTGCAATTTGACACTTTATTATGTTTTTAGTGATCCATGCTTGTTTATTTCACAattattttccatccatccatcttctgtaaccacaCAGCAGAGGCTGTgacctatcccagaggctacgggtgcaaggcagggaacaacccaggatagggtgccaacccatcacagggcacagtcacacaccagtggGCAGTTCAGTAACCCCAGTTATcctcagcatgcttttggactgtggggggaaaccagagtacccagaggaaaccccatgaagacacggggagaacatgcaaactccacacacatggaacccaggtcccagagtgTGAGGCGATAGTGCTAACTACCGCACCACCATGCTGTCCCTCAGAATTATTTtacaaaattaataataattataaaaataaaaaaaagattacatTGCACACTGTGTGCAACTGGCAGTTCTGGCAGCGGCAGAGCCAGGttagagtaaaaaaaataaacagcctAAATTATTTACTATATCATAAAGTTACATTTCAGGAACATATTTAACATGTCGGCTGATTCATTGTTAGCAGATCAAATAAAACCAGATCAAATCATTTGCTATAATATTAGGCTACAGAGAACTACACTGGACTCACAAGGCATCTGATTTACTACCTACGTAAGACTTTCAAACAGCGTACTGATAATGGCTGCCAGGTAATTCACAGCAATATTATTCTGTATTCCAAGTcaaatttttaaacaaaaacatgccAAGGAGTAAATGTAAACGTATTATTCCAGATGGCTGGTGAATGTTCGCTGCCAAGCTCGCTCGCACCTATATACGCGTCTGAGTGCCATGGAGAGCAAGATTGGGTAGGTGCAAAGAGAATTTcaccacggggatcaataaagtgtcattgtcatttattattattattatgtaattttactGAAACACCCACCCTGCAATAGAGATGACAACAGAGGTCTGATGCTCCAGAAGGTAGTCATCTCTTCTGCCAAACAGAAAAAAGGGATAAAGATATTTAAAAAGCATTCGTTACAAATAAATGTTGAACGTCTGACAGCATAAAACGAGAGCCATGTGACGTCACCAAGCCGAGAAACTAATGAATTTAACACGGACTTTTAAGAAACGCATCTCCAATAGCATTAATGGTTAGGTGTTAAAagctttaaaacaaaaatgtgagaAAGTGTTTAAAATCGAGTCAGGCGTTTTTACTGCATGATCCTTCTATATATATGCACAAATCCAAATTTTAACTAATCGAATCTGcagtttaacaaaataaaaataaatgatttaaatgcgTCCGTTTGGTTAAAATCAAGTCATGCGAGCCGTCGCGATAGCACATAATCTCTGGTATTTATAAGCACCGGGCCGCACTGGAAAAATTTGACACGTTTTCCCGGTCACCTTGCATGCACTAACCAAAGTATCACCATGCCCTTTGGGGTTACCTTTTAATCCAGAATTTCAGCAAAGACGTCccttattgtatatatttatatctataTGAGATACATCTACAAAGAAACAATCCAGCAAAATTAAGGAATAAAATTTCTGGCTGGACCCTTTCCGCAGTCCCTTTAAGAACAGCCGGAAGTACCCTGATGTTCACTATATTTTTCCCGGGTAGATATAGTCAATTGTAAAATGATTCCGGGTATAAAGCTGTGGGACACGTGAAATAACCCACACCATCTATTTGATATGTTGCCTATTCAGACATTATGTAATTGATAAACAAAAGCACGTTCTCATTTTTCTCTTTAAACGAATTTCCTTATCGTCTCTCTAACGGTAATTTTCTCTTCCAACCGCTTATTCAGCACGGGATCGCTGTGCTGGTGCAAAGGTCACGAAGCAGGTAATGCAGAGTATGGCCTGAGTGGTTAATTATAATAGTAAGCGGTGCACGATTTATATCTATAGTATATGATGGCGTAGATACCGTTAGATACAGAGATGACGTTTGAGCTTCACCGTACGCACAATTCTTtgaccattattttttttaatatgctgttCATGTCCACTCCCCataaaatgcttttgatgtaacATTAATTGACAGTCCAGATCAGAACTGCTTCGCACAACTAATGTTTTAATTTGTGCATCAATCCAGACGTAGAAAAGGACAGCCAGACAGCGTTGCCCGTCCGTCATCAACCACGTGAGTTTGATCGGATGCAGTTTCTCTGCTTGAACACATGGAGGCAGTGTTTGACCCTTTTTTGTAAAGCGCTCTAATTGATAACATCCTAAGCGTTAATGAAGTGTGATAATGTAATGCAATTTAGacttattttgtttgttttattaatcaTGGTGATTTTCGGCGTTTCAGAATCTGTATTTTGGGGTAGAAATACACGGAAACAGTCATCAGGGCATTATTATAGCCTACCAAAAATATTATCCATTTATTTGCTGGCCACCTATCATGGTCAGGGTTGCAGGCCCAAAAGCATCGTGTTCTGttgaaatgtttaaatgaaattactttGAGAATGAGACTCAGGGACATTTAAGGTACCGTTTTCAGCCTACTCGGCTGAGTCTTCATATTGAGTACTGCTGTCCGAGGAGGGCAATGGAATGAGATGAGATGTGATGTAATGGGTTGGACAGGATGCTGGATGAAGGGGATTTGGCAAGGGAGGAAGGAGGTGTCTTGTGCATACCTTTGCATCTTGCCAGGGaattgggcagtggtggcttgatggttagggtagcgcacttgtaattgaaagattgcaggttcgaatcctccACCAgtaagtcaccactgaggtaccctgagcaaggtactgtccccaaggactgctccctgggcgctgaattagctgccccctgctatgtcacgaaagtcacatatgggtcaaatgcagaggtcacatttcattgttgcacaatgtgtgctgtggtgtgttgacactgatcacttaattctaaaTTTTGAATTTGGGGATTGGattgggagggggtgggggtcaggGTTGGTGTGGATGTGAGAGAATGAGGCCACAGTCGAGGGAGGGGAGGACGGCCGTGACACCGAGCCGGAGCACCGATgacagggagagaggagagCGGTGAGAGAATTCTGCCTGAGAGGGAGTGTGGGAGGTACAGGAGTACGGAGGGGAGAGCAggtacctgggggggggggaggctgtgcATCCAGAGTCCTTGTGAGAGTACAAGCACCCCCTCACCATACAGCATAGCCCCCCTGTATTCACTCTTTTCAGACCAGTTTATTTTTAGTTCTGTACAACACTGGacagctgcggggggggggggcacaaatcTCATTCAGATGGCTGCTAGAACGAAAGGAAAGACGGCACGTGGGAGAGAGAGCAAGGACATGTGTTAGCTCACAGCTTATACcaggagaggagggagagagagagagagagagagagagagagagttgcACAATAGACTGAGGTAAGAAGATAACAgctgaaggagagagagggcgAAGCTATTTTTGGCAGGAAgtgggggtgtgtgtatgtattgggtgatgtggggtgggggggcaaagaAGAATGGATGGGGATGAGAGCTgagcagagagggagggggaatATTTTGTTGAATGAGAGGGAGCTACTTTGTTGAATGGTGAGGGGGCGGAGCTTGTAAGGGGAGAAATTGACTGCACAGCAACAGACTCATTTATGTGTTCCTGGCTACCAATCAGATCGAATGCTGGGGTTGTGGGCGGGACATGGGCCGCAGACTCCACCCCTCAAACAGGAAAGCCTATATATGGAAGAAATCCAGCCCTTCGGCGGGGGAGGCGCGCGTGTGCCCACCGACAGCCGCCGTGTGCCCGTATGCCCAGATCCGAGTCCGCCAACAGGAAGGCTGCCCATCCCCATGCCAGAGCCTCTGAGTCAAGGCTGCGTCAGCCAGAGTCAGACGGCCTGCGCCTTCCCGTCTGCGTCAGCGCCACCGCGAACGCAAATGCCGCACGGCAGATGGAGAGGGAGGAGGCGCAGAGGCAGGGAGCCAGGGGCATGTGTGCGTGAAGAGCGAGGAGGCTGCGGCAGGGGTGGGACTTAGggtaggaggggggggggagccggagggagggagggaggaagaaaGTGACGTGGAGACATGAGTCAGTCTTAAGTGCACTTTAATATAAATGCATTTGATTGACATCCAAATACACTTATGAACAACACAAAGAGAACACTGTTCCACAATGTCCATCTTGAGAAATAACATATCTTATGCATATGCATATATAATCGTTATATAATAAAAATCTTATATACACAGATATATTCGTAATACAAATTCATACAATCTTCTTTTTGAGCGACCATACAGTTTATTTACATATCCTGTGAGATATGTTCAAACATTCAACAACCTCCTTTCTAAAACTGTCAGATGGAGAACGTCATACAaataaacgttttttttttgtttttttaatctggTAAAGATAGCAGTTAAGTAGCTAGAACGTAGGAATCAATCCTTTACTTTGCCGTAGACAACTCTACGTTAGCGTGTCGACACAACAGGAGAAACGAGGTCATTCTTAATGATTGGTTcggagagataaccaatcagaatatagagaaggtgggtccaagcaactagaggaggtgggaccaaccaatcagctaTCTTTGTCTTTTCAGGTCGTGCTTAAGACTGAACAGAAGTACCGCGGAAATAAAGCCAAGCATCTAGTAAATTCATCCCATCTCCAAAAAAGAAGAAACAGTGGTCCGACAGTCACCTGTGCTGTCTGAGCGACGCCCCTCAGGCAAGGTGTCACACACGCAACTGGCAACCCGTGACACAACCGGACACAATCAGCGTCGTCACACCTATGAGGTGGAGTCATTTTGCCACTTTTGCACACACAAAGCAGGTCACCGTGACGACAGGGCAAGGCAGAGTTCATAAACAGGCAAAGTGAACTCGCAACAAAATAAAGAAGCAAACAACTGACGTGCATTTGTAAATACCGGCATCACGGGATCCTGCTCACGTCACTAATACGACATTTTCGCCCGTGATGCATCGCGGCCTGTGACGTCCCACCGTTGGTGGTTGGAGATAGACATGACCAGAGAAATAGTGACACCACATGACAGGAAGTTCGTCGACAAATTAACACCATAAAAAATCCCATCGATGGATTTCCATAAAGGATTGTAGAAGTCCTTGCAGGCACAAACTCAAAACACAAAATCGCCAGCAGTTGAAAAGTGACCGTAACTGTAAATCGTACGTGTTATAAAAGTTATGGCCGCATGATATGTCTCAGATAGTGTTTCCCTAATATTAGAGCTTAACAAACTCTACGGATCTTCAGATCTTGAAGATTTTAGCTTTGTTTGATTGTCCGGTGTCACCTCGTGCCGCTGAGATGTGGCCACCTTTGCCTCTTTAGTGTTTTCAGTTTGCGCCGCGCCACGAGAAAAAGCAGATAAACTGCAGATTGCTTTCTTCTTTAAATAGCAAGGAGAAGCGTTAACAAAGAAATGTCTGTGTTACGATTGTTTTCCCCATACCTTTACAACAGGGAATACTCACTACAAGTGAATACAGATAATATAAGTAATccattagtaaaaaaaaatatcttttacAAGGTTACTGATTAAACAAAAGCTAGTGCAATAGAATAGTGTGATGATTAGACCCAAACTCTGTTCAGGTCCGTACAAGCGTTACGTCACACCCCTATTCTAATAGCGATATTAGATAATGAGTAAAGTTAGGAGACAATTTCTGATAGCATTGTAAATGCATATACAGAAGTGACTGTACGTTTGGCTATATGTACAATTTTGTATATATCTATACATTCGATATTGTTCACTTTTCAGGAAAAGTAGCTCcacaaaatataacaatatGCCATACTTAATGAAGTAAGTCACAGACTTATTTTAGAACGTATGATCACTTCCATCTGAGGAgaaagaaagagacagagatGAGAAAAGGTTAGTATGTCATGGTCAATAGACATCAACACTAATTGCATACAGGAATGTGCAAAGCAGATGTATGAATATATGTATTATTAGATTAGTGACAGGAGTGGTTGGTTATCACATGCAGTGTAGATATATGCTCGTCGGAATTAGACTTGCAAAACaatgttctgaggacagaaggaaaaatgattggttcacagagataaccaatcagattgtagatgAGGTGGGTCCAAGTAACTGGAGGAGATGAGACAAAGAtagctgattggttggtcccgcctcctctagttgcttggacccaccttctctatattctgattggttatctctccgaaccaatcattttttacttctgccctcagaacatttttgtgtaagtaaaactcccatgaccTATATATAGTTGAAGTGTAAGAATCGGATGGTGCTGGCATGGCAGCAGAAGTGCTCCCCTTCTCACCTGCTTGGAAGTCCCGTGGTGGAGAGCGACAGTGGAGTTGATACAACTCAGGTTGTTGCCCCAGGGCAGGGGCAATTGAGGCTCCCGCCCCAAACACGGGTTCCACGGCGGCCAACTCCTCTGGGAGGGGCTGGGCGCGGAGCAGGCTGGGGGAGGCGACGGGCACAGCAGGGGCAATCAGCGGGGATGCTAATACTGAGGAGGTGGCAGAGGGGTAGCAAGGTGGTGAGGGAGAAGCCTCTACCTCCATAGCTCCTTCCTGGATTTCTCCCTCGCCATTGGCTGCCTCTGCATCAGTGCCCGCCGTTGCTCCGCCCCCAGCTGCCAAATTACAGTGCGCCGATTGGACGCTACAGATGTGGCCAAGGCCGACCAGAGACGCCCCCTCGAACTGAGGGGGTGGGCACCAGCACTCTGGCATTGGTGGAGAGGGCGGTGGTGAGGAatggcagggggagggggacggGGATGAGGAGGAGAGGTCCTGGAGGAGAGCCTCTATGATGCACTCCTCGATAAGAGCGATGTCATCTGGGCTGAGAGAAAGTTCTGAACTCCTCCAGCATTTGACAGGGTAGAGTTCGAACATTGGAGGGATGAAATCCTGGGCTGGGGTGGGAGGTCTAGGGGACGTCGGGGAGGAGGTCATGAGCTTGTGAAAGATGCCTTCGGGGTAGAATCTTTCAGCCAGAGAGCTGATGTGCTGGGCCAGCAGTGAAATCTCTATCCTCTCCTTGTCCTGCTGGCCATCTAGTGAGAAGAGTGGCTGGCATGTCTGCTCTCCCGGAGAAGCTTCTGGGGTTAGAAGACCTTCGTGTGGGTAAGGGAATGGCCGGCTGGGGACGTCGACAAAAAGAGGCCCCCGGACCTCAGGGAGGGTCATGATGGTACAGTCGCCATCTCCGGGagtgtctggggtggggggtagctTCTCATAGAAGGGCCCGGCGCAGGTCTCCTTGGAAAAAAGCAGGTCTGTGGTGGCCGCTGAGATGGAGAGAGTATGAGGGGTAGTCAACGGTGTCGGCATGGCGACGGGGGGAGCGACCGTGGAAGTTTCACCGATGTTGGTGTCCATGGAGAAAAGCTGGTCGCCAAAGACAAAGCCTCCACCCCCCAGCTGTGGGGTGTAAGGGGGCGTGCAGACGGACTCCTTTCCTTGGTGGGGGTGGGATGCCGGCTGAGGGGGCGGGGAGAGGGGTATCACTGGGAGACGCGGTCCTGTCTGGAGGGGTGGGGAGAGAAAAATGCTCTGGGCCAGGAAGTTGAAGTCGGACATGGGGTCAGAAGAGCCCCCCTGAGCTGGGGAggaggcagggggagggggggtggcggcGTCACCAGGACGCGGCGGCTGCTGCTGTTGTGAGGGAGGCTGACTTTGCTGGGGGAAGCTCTCCTCCTCCAATGAGGAGAGGCTGGAACGCGGGTGTCCGCCTTCGGGCTGTGCAAGCTCCGCCCCTCCGCCGGGGGCCTGCTCGGCGCCGGAGCTGAAGTCAAAGGACTGGGCGGAGAGGCCGCTGCTGCTCGGCGTGAAGACTTGGTCCGGGCTGGACAACGTGTCTGGGGACTGCAGTCCCAGGCTGTGCTGGTAGGAGGCGCTAGCGCTCAGCACCAGGGCCAGCTGGTTCTGCTCCGTGCACAGCTGCTGGCGCACAGACCATGCCTCCGACTCACTGCAAAGGGGGCAGAGACGGAGCGATAGTTTGTCAAACACTGTCTCTATCCAGACCTTGACATTCCAAATGTGACTGACTACAAAAAGCACCCTGTTAATACCTGATGACGTAGTTATGGCAGCTAATCGGGCTGTCACCGCCCTCCAGAGTGAGGACCATGTACAGCCACACCCATGTATGATCTGCAGCCTCCATCCGCACCACCATCTCCACCCGTCCTTCTCCGCCTTCGCtgactttaaggaaaaaaatcGACAAACGTTAGCGCGATTTTAGCAGTGACAGCTGTTGGTTATATTACAGTGAGCTCCTGTGGGGGTGTTTTGGCGGCTTGGTTAGCTGCCTGGTAGCTAAAGTCTTCCCACACACGGAGCCATGCTGTGTGGGGAAGCTGGCAGGGAGTCGGCGGgtggtgggctgggggggggggggcgggggtggcaAGAGTCGTGCTGGGCATACTCACGCAGGCGGCAGTGTTGCGCAGAGGCATGCGACAGGTCCTCCGGGTGCAGTAGGCTGTACCAGGAGTGTGTGCGCAGGGTCTCGACGTCGTAGCCCAGGTAAACGTTAATGCTGTGATAAAAGAATAGCCACAGTGAGTTGTGCTGCTCCGTGACGCTCTTGGTTACTGAAAAAGAACAAGAAATCACTCAGGACATAGCGCCAGAGTTCGGTTAGTCCTTACCTGTCCTGCGCCTCCTG encodes:
- the mrps12 gene encoding small ribosomal subunit protein uS12m — its product is MTTFWSIRPLLSSLLQVPGFISPWSRPLLSRAMATLNQMHRKGRPPPPQPRIGATFGRPQLKAVVLKTLIRKPKKPNSANRKCARVRLSNGQEAVAFIPGEGHNLQEHNVVLVEGGRTQDLPGVKLKVVRGKYDCAHVVKKKQ
- the LOC111839575 gene encoding neuronal PAS domain-containing protein 4A-like isoform X3; amino-acid sequence: MYRSTKGASKARRDQINAEIRSLKELLPISDADKARLSYLHIMSLACMYTRKSVFFSEEAAAAGGYEGTASFMSFEELSELVHGLPGFLLLLTSEGKLLYLSDSVAEHLGHSMVDLVAQGDSVYDIIDPSDHFVMRSNLVPTTAPDTDRLFRCRFNTSKSVRRQSAGTKLALIRARCLSPPSPASSYWTSNPVWMCFCSPLEAQPLQPCPSRSPTLTPPADHAFFLACFHSQHGRDMRLQEAQDSINVYLGYDVETLRTHSWYSLLHPEDLSHASAQHCRLLSEGGEGRVEMVVRMEAADHTWVWLYMVLTLEGGDSPISCHNYVISESEAWSVRQQLCTEQNQLALVLSASASYQHSLGLQSPDTLSSPDQVFTPSSSGLSAQSFDFSSGAEQAPGGGAELAQPEGGHPRSSLSSLEEESFPQQSQPPSQQQQPPRPGDAATPPPPASSPAQGGSSDPMSDFNFLAQSIFLSPPLQTGPRLPVIPLSPPPQPASHPHQGKESVCTPPYTPQLGGGGFVFGDQLFSMDTNIGETSTVAPPVAMPTPLTTPHTLSISAATTDLLFSKETCAGPFYEKLPPTPDTPGDGDCTIMTLPEVRGPLFVDVPSRPFPYPHEGLLTPEASPGEQTCQPLFSLDGQQDKERIEISLLAQHISSLAERFYPEGIFHKLMTSSPTSPRPPTPAQDFIPPMFELYPVKCWRSSELSLSPDDIALIEECIIEALLQDLSSSSPSPSPCHSSPPPSPPMPECWCPPPQFEGASLVGLGHICSVQSAHCNLAAGGGATAGTDAEAANGEGEIQEGAMEVEASPSPPCYPSATSSVLASPLIAPAVPVASPSLLRAQPLPEELAAVEPVFGAGASIAPALGQQPELYQLHCRSPPRDFQADGSDHTF
- the LOC111839575 gene encoding neuronal PAS domain-containing protein 4A-like isoform X1, producing the protein MYRSTKGASKARRDQINAEIRSLKELLPISDADKARLSYLHIMSLACMYTRKSVFFSEEAAAAGGYEGTASFMSFEELSELVHGLPGFLLLLTSEGKLLYLSDSVAEHLGHSMVDLVAQGDSVYDIIDPSDHFVMRSNLVPTTAPDTDRLFRCRFNTSKSVRRQSAGTKLALIRARCLSPPSPASSYWTSNPVWMCFCSPLEAQPLQPCPSRSPTLTPPADHAFFLACFHSQHGRDMRLQEAQDSINVYLGYDVETLRTHSWYSLLHPEDLSHASAQHCRLLSEGGEGRVEMVVRMEAADHTWVWLYMVLTLEGGDSPISCHNYVISESEAWSVRQQLCTEQNQLALVLSASASYQHSLGLQSPDTLSSPDQVFTPSSSGLSAQSFDFSSGAEQAPGGGAELAQPEGGHPRSSLSSLEEESFPQQSQPPSQQQQPPRPGDAATPPPPASSPAQGGSSDPMSDFNFLAQSIFLSPPLQTGPRLPVIPLSPPPQPASHPHQGKESVCTPPYTPQLGGGGFVFGDQLFSMDTNIGETSTVAPPVAMPTPLTTPHTLSISAATTDLLFSKETCAGPFYEKLPPTPDTPGDGDCTIMTLPEVRGPLFVDVPSRPFPYPHEGLLTPEASPGEQTCQPLFSLDGQQDKERIEISLLAQHISSLAERFYPEGIFHKLMTSSPTSPRPPTPAQDFIPPMFELYPVKCWRSSELSLSPDDIALIEECIIEALLQDLSSSSPSPSPCHSSPPPSPPMPECWCPPPQFEGASLVGLGHICSVQSAHCNLAAGGGATAGTDAEAANGEGEIQEGAMEVEASPSPPCYPSATSSVLASPLIAPAVPVASPSLLRAQPLPEELAAVEPVFGAGASIAPALGQQPELYQLHCRSPPRDFQAGEKGSTSAAMPAPSDSYTSTIYRSWEFYLHKNVLRAEVKNDWFGEITNQNIEKVGPSN
- the LOC111839575 gene encoding neuronal PAS domain-containing protein 4A-like isoform X2, yielding MYRSTKGASKARRDQINAEIRSLKELLPISDADKARLSYLHIMSLACMYTRKSVFFSEAAAAGGYEGTASFMSFEELSELVHGLPGFLLLLTSEGKLLYLSDSVAEHLGHSMVDLVAQGDSVYDIIDPSDHFVMRSNLVPTTAPDTDRLFRCRFNTSKSVRRQSAGTKLALIRARCLSPPSPASSYWTSNPVWMCFCSPLEAQPLQPCPSRSPTLTPPADHAFFLACFHSQHGRDMRLQEAQDSINVYLGYDVETLRTHSWYSLLHPEDLSHASAQHCRLLSEGGEGRVEMVVRMEAADHTWVWLYMVLTLEGGDSPISCHNYVISESEAWSVRQQLCTEQNQLALVLSASASYQHSLGLQSPDTLSSPDQVFTPSSSGLSAQSFDFSSGAEQAPGGGAELAQPEGGHPRSSLSSLEEESFPQQSQPPSQQQQPPRPGDAATPPPPASSPAQGGSSDPMSDFNFLAQSIFLSPPLQTGPRLPVIPLSPPPQPASHPHQGKESVCTPPYTPQLGGGGFVFGDQLFSMDTNIGETSTVAPPVAMPTPLTTPHTLSISAATTDLLFSKETCAGPFYEKLPPTPDTPGDGDCTIMTLPEVRGPLFVDVPSRPFPYPHEGLLTPEASPGEQTCQPLFSLDGQQDKERIEISLLAQHISSLAERFYPEGIFHKLMTSSPTSPRPPTPAQDFIPPMFELYPVKCWRSSELSLSPDDIALIEECIIEALLQDLSSSSPSPSPCHSSPPPSPPMPECWCPPPQFEGASLVGLGHICSVQSAHCNLAAGGGATAGTDAEAANGEGEIQEGAMEVEASPSPPCYPSATSSVLASPLIAPAVPVASPSLLRAQPLPEELAAVEPVFGAGASIAPALGQQPELYQLHCRSPPRDFQAGEKGSTSAAMPAPSDSYTSTIYRSWEFYLHKNVLRAEVKNDWFGEITNQNIEKVGPSN